In Oncorhynchus clarkii lewisi isolate Uvic-CL-2024 chromosome 16, UVic_Ocla_1.0, whole genome shotgun sequence, one genomic interval encodes:
- the LOC139368474 gene encoding P2Y purinoceptor 1-like translates to MKTNISCFIINMNFTHTFLPTVYMSVFIVGLVGNCWGLKSLFANWKKFGNINIFVLNLGVADILYLLTLPFLFAYYSAGSHWAFGQVFCKMTRFCFNLNLYGSIGFLTCISVYRYLSIVHPLRVMGRITRGHSVVITAVVWGLVCIEIIPDLFFDKTLLNSSSGKVKCVDTTFNFSTKEYLDYSIAWTVSGFFIPLLIILGCYGHVAVVLFNNPNIDQVMKQRCLKLVIIVTLLFSVCYIPYHIFRNLNLKTRILKSKGTCEDWFAGIYIAHQVSRSLVCLNSAINPLVYIHSNENLLVHITRLWERARRSVPLLFNHRIQTQTPPL, encoded by the coding sequence ATGAAGACAAACATTTCTTGTTTCATCATTAACATGAACTTTACTCACACGTTCTTACCTACAGTGTATATGTCCGTGTTTATTGTCGGCCTTGTTGGTAACTGCTGGGGACTAAAATCCTTGTTTGCGAACTGGAAGAAATTCGGAAATATCAACATTTTTGTTCTGAACCTTGGAGTTGCAGATATTCTGTATTTGCTCACTCTTCCATTTCTGTTTGCGTACTACTCAGCAGGCAGTCACTGGGCCTTTGGACAAGTCTTCTGCAAGATGACAAGATTCTGCTTCAATTTGAACTTGTATGGCAGTATTGGTTTCCTCACATGTATTAGTGTATACAGGTACCTGAGCATCGTCCACCCACTGAGAGTGATGGGCAGGATAACAAGGGGCCACTCTGTAGTCATCACAGCTGTAGTTTGGGGTTTAGTCTGCATTGAGATTATTCCTGATCTGTTCTTTGACAAAACATTACTCAACTCTTCTTCGGGGAAAGTCAAATGCGTTGACACCACCTTCAACTTCTCTACCAAGGAATACCTGGACTACAGTATTGCGTGGACAGTATCTGGATTTTTTATCCCTCTGCTCATCATATTGGGTTGCTATGGACACGTGGCTGTGGTCCTCTTTAACAACCCCAACATTGACCAAGTGATGAAGCAGAGATGCCTAAAACTGGTGATCATTGTGACTTTACTCTTCTCAGTTTGCTACATACCGTATCACATATTCAGAAATCTAAACCTGAAGACTAGGATTTTGAAAAGCAAAGGCACGTGTGAGGATTGGTTTGCTGGCATCTACATTGCTCACCAAGTCAGCCGATCACTCGTGTGTCTAAACAGTGCCATCAACCCATTGGTTTACATCCACAGTAATGAAAACCTGCTCGTACATATCACCAGGCTTTGGGAACGAGCTCGTCGGTCTGTGCCTCTGCTATTCAACCATCGCATCCAGACACAAACCCCACCGTTATGA
- the LOC139368471 gene encoding UDP-glucuronosyltransferase 2A2-like, producing the protein MGSCVALVPVLLLLSSLQHTSEAGRVLVYPVDGSHWLNMRILVEALHTQGHQVTILRSSTSWYVAEHSPHYTSITVPQAQPQNIESQEFMAHFLKRSLEIQRGRGSPWAFLQFCGNLFSMLRQNQEMVAELVVTMFENQTLMTDLKEAEYDLVLTDPVFPAGVLVAHYLQLPLVLNVRWHLSGEGHFAIAPSPLSYVPQIFSRNSDLMNFAQRLSNIFYHCLSYYMYRYVSNPPYQAVCDRYFAPDEVDVLSLIQGADLWLMRVDFVFEFPRPTMPNVVYTGGFQCKPSKPLPAALEEFVQSSGEHGVVVMSLGTLLGGLDPEMTEVIASAFARLPQKVVWRHLGERPLSLGNNTLLVKWLPQNDLLGHPKTKVFVTHGGTNGIYEAIYHGVPLLGIPLIFDQFDNMVRMKARGVAEVIEVTTLEVESLTQTLMGILDEEKPYRENMRRLSRLHHDRPIEPLDSAIFWLEFVMRHKGAAHLRTESYKMPWYVYHNVDVLALLLGSALLVLVLLVVSCMCLVRGLRKRIKSKLE; encoded by the exons aTGGGGTCCTGTGTGGCCTTGGTGCCTGTCCTTCTGCTCCTGTCCTCCCTGCAGCACACCAGTGAGGCTGGAAGGGTCCTGGTGTACCCTGTCGACGGCAGCCACTGGCTCAACATGAGGATACTGGTGGAGGCGCTTCACACTCAGGGTCACCAG GTGACCATTCTGCGCTCCTCCACCAGCTGGTACGTGGCTGAACACTCCCCCCACTACACCTCCATCACTGTGCCCCAGGCTCAGCCCCAGAACATCGAGAGTCAGGAGTTCATGGCCCACTTCCTGAAGAGGTCGCTGGAGATCCAGCGGGGCAGGGGCTCACCCTGGGCCTTCCTGCAGTTCTGTGGGAACCTCTTCAG CATGCTGAGGCAGAACCAGGAGATGGTGGCTGAGCTGGTCGTCACCATGTTTGAGAACCAGACTCTGATGACAGATCTGAAAGAGGCTGAGTATGACCTGGTCCTGACTGACCCAGTGTTCCCTGCCGGGGTCCTGGTGGCCCACTACCTCCAGCTCCCCCTGGTTCTCAATGTGCGCTGGCACCTCAGCGGGGAGGGACACTTTGCCATCGCTCCCTCGCCACTATCCTACGTCCCTCAAATATTCTCCCGCAACTCTGACCTGATGAACTTTGCACAGAGGCTGAGTAACATATTCTACCACTGTCTCAGCTACTACATGTATCGTTACGTCTCCAACCCGCCTTACCAGGCCGTGTGCGACCGCTACTTTGCCCCTGATGAGGTGGACGTCTTATCCCTTATCCAGGGAGCTGATCTGTGGCTGATGAGGGTGGACTTCGTCTTTGAGTTCCCTAGACCCACCATGCCGAACGTGGTCTACACTGGTGGGTTCCAGTGCAAACCCTCCAAGCCTTTACCTGCAGCTTTAGAGGAGTTTGTCCAGAGTTCTGGAGAACACGGGGTGGTGGTGATGTCACTGGGGACTCTGTTGGGTGGACTGGATCCAGAGATGACAGAGGTCATAGCCTCAGCCTTCGCCCGGCTGCCCCAGAAGGTGGTGTGGAGACACCTGGGAGAGAGGCCTTTGTCTCTAGGCAACAACACCCTGCTAGTGAAATGGCTGCCTCAGAACGACCTCCTGGGTCACCCCAAAACCAAAGTGTTCGTCACACACGGGGGCACCAACGGGATCTACGAGGCCATCTATCACGGAGTCCCATTGTTGGGTATCCCTCTCATCTTTGACCAGTTTGATAACATGGTGCGCATGAAGGCCAGAGGAGTGGCGGAGGTTATAGAGGTTACAACGTTAGAGGTGGAATCCTTAACACAGACTCTGATGGGCATTCTGGATGAAGAGAAGCCCTATAGAGAGAATATGAGAAGACTATCACGGTTGCACCACGACCGGCCTATAGAACCTTTGGACAGCGCCATCTTCTGGCTGGAGTTTGTTATGAGACACAAGGGGGCAGCTCACCTACGTACAGAGTCCTATAAGATGCCATGGTATGTCTATCATAATGTGGATGTTCTAGCACTGCTGCTGGGCTCTGCTCTGCTTGTTTTGGTGTTGCTTGTGGTTTCCTGTATGTGCTTGGTAAGAGGATTACGAAAGAGGATAAAGTCCAAGTTGGAGTGA
- the LOC139368469 gene encoding CCN family member 5 — MEISRQLSDNVIALALLLCMGSLQVWCQLCPGPCQCPNPVPQCPAGVPLVLDGCQCCQVCARQQGEACSDLYVCDSQRGLQCDYSASFPGDPGECVSQEELGCELNGVSYQDGQVFQPSCATQCRCLGGGLTCVPLCPEDVNLPNPECPHPQRVQLPGRCCKEWVCENMDNTVVQDAITASSLWPGLSGPSNCIDQSTEWSACSQTCGAGVSTRVSNKNPACRLEMQSRLCKVRPCQALQPHRNTMWARHCEPSYRSVVPVRLVHQGCYSTRVYRPRYCGQCTDARCCTPYQISTAMVAFRCPTGRRLHRAVMMIQSCVCHYNCPYSATGPYAAAPYSGSARSHRSPAVWG, encoded by the exons ATGGAAATTTCAAGACAACTCAGTGACAATGTGATAGCCTTGGCTTTGCTGCTCTGTATGGGTTCACTGCAG GTGTGGTGTCAGCTGTGCCCGGGACCATGCCAGTGCCCCAACCCCGTGCCCCAGTGCCCAGCAGGAGTCCCTCTGGTCCTGGACGGCTGCCAGTGCTGCCAGGTGTGTGCCCGGCAGCAGGGCGAGGCCTGCAGCGACCTGTATGTGTGTGACAGCCAGAGAGGACTGCAGTGTGACTACAGCGCCAGCTTCCCCGGTGACCCTGGAGAGTGTGTCA GTCAGGAGGAGTTGGGCTGTGAGCTGAACGGGGTCTCCTATCAGGATGGCCAGGTATTCCAGCCCTCCTGTGCCACTCAGTGCCGCTGCCTGGGGGGAGGGTTGACTTGCGTGCCCCTGTGCCCTGAGGACGTCAATCTTCCCAACCCAGAATGCCCACACCCCCAAAGGGTACAGCTGCCTGGGAGGTGCTGCAAGGAGTGGGTCTGTGAGAACATGGACAACACAGTCGTTCAGGATGCCATCACAG cctccAGTTTGTGGCCAGGCCTGTCGGGTCCCTCTAACTGTATAGACCAGAGTACAGAGTGGAGTGCATGTTCTCAAACCTGTGGCGCTGGGGTCTCCACGCGGGTCTCCAACAAGAACCCAGCCTGTCGGCTCGAGATGCAGAGCCGTCTTTGTAAGGTCCGGCCCTGTCAGGCACTCCAGCCACACAGGAACACCATG TGGGCCCGGCATTGTGAGCCCAGCTACAGGTCAGTGGTGCCAGTGAGACTGGTGCACCAGGGCTGCTACAGCACACGGGTCTACCGGCCCCGGTACTGCGGCCAGTGCACCGACGCCCGCTGCTGTACCCCCTACCAGATCAGCACGGCCATGGTGGCCTTCCGTTGCCCCACCGGCAGGCGTCTTCACCGGGCAGTCATGATGATCCAGTCCTGTGTTTGTCACTACAACTGCCCCTACTCCGCTACAGGACCCTATGCAGCTGCACCCTACTCAGGCTCCGCACGCTCTCACCGGAGCCCTGCCGTGTGGGGCTAG